The proteins below are encoded in one region of Gemmatimonadaceae bacterium:
- a CDS encoding protein kinase → MRVQPSTRPPVHRSTRPSRPLTITAAPSLLPLADTDPAFPSQETAIPGRLALGTVVNGRYEIESVLGSGGMGIVYRVRDRQNPDRLVALKTVRGSWMSANALNLFKAEFKTMSGLRHPNVGSVYDFEPIAGGGDYLFTMELVEGKTVLEATSEGDYAHIVELVVQICRALSYMHSRGVIHFDLKPANILVGRDGRVRVLDFGVAGAKPDVKSVGPMGSPAYMAPELTGGTGVDHRVDFYSLGVTLFELLCRRIPFEASSPISLVLKHARDPIAFNAEERQRIPAWLRALVERLCAKDPSARYRSGSAVIDAINAGGGLSFAVDTSETRESYFFSGKFVGREAEQRRLTDFVRRRLGGDGPPGPPMFAVSGPAGAGKSRLMLELRRWAQLSRFTFIEANCYEGSLSEYGPIADAIGYVIRLADAASASDLVDRFAPELARLYPELAHERSIVAAQAGVSAQDDRVGLIDRVCEFLLAVAERAPFVLYVNDVHWARSGTMDLVSYVLRSIAIRERNGDRVGLAVIVSYRDDETENRPVEKSLEQWAARSEFEHVALGPLAGRDLSELVASMLGLESLPNAFVTRVARETAGNPFFVGEVIRSLVENDAIYLQHGQWAADRPIDALEIPSTVRQTLGRRLENLDDDERAVLHVLAVHGRPITTSMLAAVSGVAQAPLHAVLRTLCDRHLAAPFPDAESTYRTSHDRLRELLSASLSDAARRALHRRIAETIEVVYAGAIDQHIEALAEHYSLADVPDKALHYCIIGGRRAKQVHAIEVGSRLFAKTLELLPATETAQRLQVSEDLADMQGLSGAFDAALARYDGILATLDRDFDKARILRKKSVVQYARAAVAQAVDLAWQSLSLLGDSKPRSRMALAAATLRQAAVHLYRRTFPRSVRVEHDRARRALIAERADTYLALIEMEFAIEPALMPFCWLRAMNLAEQLGPSRQLSAANALIGLGYAWLLGDFKRADEYTGRGESMGRALGSPWHVAHAVGRRSMVRMLEGDWKRGIEEARVARNAFQIHGDMHLLGVQHCLLVIMHHSNGNLDEARREAERGLEALERVGAFMNSNPICIKCAAVSAELGDTESAARQIDRACELAQRFESEDLLQVIWVEVLRGHVHFALGRMREAVSAFEASQQMRRARSVPIDFVTGRVNPMLVRAYVELLSETSDPRERAVLLRKAKASASAGLRFTKRFRHIRASALVGTAVYEWEAGYQSAARRRFEQAIDLAQRQQAKIALADAHFELGRRLKHFAGERHVAREHLQKAFHLYTECDAAPYVARARAALEGS, encoded by the coding sequence GTGCGGGTCCAACCGTCCACCCGTCCACCGGTCCACCGGTCCACCCGCCCATCGAGGCCTCTGACCATCACCGCCGCACCCTCACTGCTCCCGCTCGCCGACACTGATCCGGCCTTCCCTTCACAGGAAACGGCGATTCCCGGGCGCCTTGCCCTCGGCACCGTCGTCAACGGACGCTACGAGATCGAGTCCGTGCTCGGTTCGGGCGGCATGGGCATCGTCTACCGCGTGCGCGACCGGCAGAATCCCGATCGTCTCGTCGCCCTCAAGACCGTTCGCGGATCGTGGATGAGCGCCAACGCGCTCAACCTGTTCAAGGCCGAGTTCAAGACGATGAGCGGTCTGCGCCATCCGAACGTCGGATCGGTGTACGACTTCGAGCCGATCGCCGGCGGCGGCGACTACCTGTTCACGATGGAGCTCGTCGAAGGGAAAACGGTCCTCGAGGCCACGTCCGAAGGCGACTACGCACACATCGTCGAGCTCGTGGTGCAGATCTGCCGCGCGCTCTCGTACATGCACAGCCGCGGCGTCATCCATTTCGATTTGAAGCCGGCCAACATTCTGGTCGGTCGCGACGGACGCGTGCGTGTGTTGGATTTCGGCGTCGCCGGCGCGAAGCCCGACGTGAAATCCGTCGGCCCGATGGGAAGTCCCGCGTACATGGCGCCGGAGCTCACCGGCGGAACCGGGGTCGACCACCGCGTCGACTTCTACAGCCTCGGCGTCACGCTCTTCGAGTTGCTCTGTCGAAGAATTCCGTTCGAGGCGAGCTCGCCGATCTCGCTCGTGCTCAAGCACGCGCGGGACCCGATCGCGTTCAACGCCGAAGAGCGTCAGCGGATTCCCGCGTGGCTGCGCGCGCTCGTCGAGCGCCTGTGCGCGAAGGATCCGTCGGCGCGATACCGGTCGGGCAGCGCGGTCATCGACGCGATCAACGCCGGCGGCGGGCTGTCGTTCGCCGTCGACACGTCCGAGACGCGCGAGAGCTACTTCTTCTCCGGAAAGTTCGTCGGCCGCGAGGCGGAACAACGTCGGCTCACCGATTTCGTGAGGCGCCGTCTCGGCGGCGACGGACCGCCGGGTCCTCCGATGTTCGCGGTCAGCGGGCCTGCGGGCGCCGGCAAGTCGCGACTGATGCTCGAGCTGAGACGTTGGGCGCAGCTCTCGCGGTTCACGTTCATCGAGGCGAACTGCTACGAGGGCTCGTTGTCCGAGTACGGGCCAATCGCCGACGCGATCGGCTACGTCATTCGTCTCGCCGACGCGGCGTCGGCTTCGGATCTCGTCGATCGGTTCGCGCCGGAATTGGCCCGCCTCTATCCCGAGCTCGCGCACGAGCGGAGCATCGTCGCCGCTCAGGCGGGAGTGAGCGCGCAGGACGACCGCGTCGGCCTCATCGACCGCGTCTGCGAGTTCCTCCTCGCCGTCGCCGAGCGCGCGCCGTTCGTCCTCTACGTGAACGACGTACACTGGGCGCGCTCCGGAACGATGGACCTCGTGAGCTACGTGCTGCGGTCGATCGCGATTCGCGAACGCAACGGCGATCGCGTGGGCCTTGCCGTCATCGTCAGCTACCGAGACGACGAGACCGAGAATCGTCCCGTCGAAAAGTCGCTCGAGCAGTGGGCGGCGCGGAGCGAGTTCGAGCACGTCGCGCTCGGTCCGCTCGCCGGCCGCGATCTCTCCGAGCTCGTGGCGTCGATGCTCGGCCTCGAGTCGCTGCCCAACGCTTTTGTCACGCGTGTCGCGCGCGAGACCGCTGGTAACCCGTTCTTTGTCGGCGAGGTGATTCGCTCGCTCGTCGAGAACGACGCGATCTATCTGCAGCACGGACAATGGGCCGCCGACCGGCCGATCGACGCGCTCGAGATCCCGTCCACCGTGCGCCAGACGCTCGGGCGCCGGCTCGAGAATCTCGACGACGACGAGCGCGCCGTGTTGCACGTTCTGGCCGTCCACGGCCGGCCGATAACAACCTCGATGTTGGCGGCGGTGTCGGGCGTCGCTCAAGCGCCGCTGCACGCCGTGCTTCGCACACTCTGCGACCGGCACCTCGCCGCACCTTTTCCCGACGCCGAATCGACCTACCGCACGAGCCACGACCGGCTGCGCGAGCTGCTCAGCGCGAGCTTGTCCGACGCCGCTCGGCGGGCGCTCCACCGCCGCATCGCCGAGACGATCGAGGTCGTGTACGCGGGCGCGATCGACCAGCACATCGAGGCGCTCGCCGAGCACTACTCGCTCGCCGACGTACCCGATAAAGCGCTCCACTACTGCATCATCGGCGGGCGACGCGCCAAGCAGGTGCACGCCATCGAAGTCGGGAGCCGCCTGTTCGCCAAGACGCTGGAGTTGCTGCCGGCGACGGAGACCGCGCAGCGATTGCAGGTGAGCGAGGATCTCGCCGACATGCAGGGCCTGTCGGGTGCGTTCGACGCGGCTCTCGCGAGATACGACGGAATTCTCGCGACGCTCGACCGGGACTTCGACAAGGCGCGCATCCTTCGGAAGAAGAGCGTCGTGCAGTACGCGAGGGCCGCCGTCGCGCAGGCCGTCGACCTGGCTTGGCAGAGCCTTTCGCTGCTCGGCGACTCGAAGCCGCGTTCACGCATGGCGCTCGCCGCGGCGACGCTGCGGCAGGCGGCGGTGCATCTCTATCGGCGCACGTTTCCGCGAAGCGTCCGCGTCGAGCATGATCGGGCGCGCCGCGCGCTGATCGCCGAGCGCGCCGACACGTATCTCGCGCTGATCGAAATGGAATTCGCCATCGAGCCGGCCCTCATGCCCTTCTGCTGGCTCCGCGCGATGAATCTCGCCGAGCAGCTCGGGCCCTCGCGCCAGCTCAGCGCGGCGAACGCGCTGATCGGACTCGGCTACGCCTGGTTGCTCGGCGATTTCAAGCGCGCCGACGAGTACACCGGCAGAGGCGAGAGCATGGGGCGCGCGCTCGGCTCGCCCTGGCACGTGGCGCACGCCGTGGGGCGGCGGTCGATGGTCCGCATGCTCGAGGGCGACTGGAAGCGCGGCATCGAAGAGGCGCGCGTCGCCCGCAACGCGTTTCAGATCCACGGCGACATGCACCTGCTGGGCGTGCAGCACTGCCTGCTCGTCATCATGCACCACTCGAACGGCAACCTCGACGAAGCGCGGCGCGAGGCGGAGCGGGGGCTCGAGGCGTTGGAGCGGGTCGGCGCGTTCATGAACTCGAATCCGATCTGCATCAAGTGCGCGGCGGTGTCCGCGGAGCTCGGCGACACCGAATCCGCGGCCCGGCAGATCGACCGCGCCTGCGAGCTGGCGCAACGGTTCGAGTCGGAGGACCTTCTCCAGGTCATCTGGGTCGAGGTGCTCCGCGGGCATGTCCACTTTGCGCTGGGCCGAATGCGCGAAGCAGTGTCGGCGTTCGAGGCGTCGCAGCAGATGCGCCGCGCGCGCTCGGTGCCGATCGATTTCGTCACGGGGCGGGTGAATCCAATGCTGGTTCGCGCCTACGTCGAATTGTTGTCCGAGACATCAGATCCTCGCGAGCGCGCCGTGTTGCTGCGTAAGGCGAAGGCGTCGGCGTCGGCGGGGCTGCGGTTCACGAAGCGATTCCGGCACATCCGGGCGTCAGCGCTCGTCGGGACCGCGGTGTACGAATGGGAAGCGGGGTACCAAAGCGCCGCGCGGCGGCGCTTCGAGCAGGCGATCGATCTCGCCCAGCGGCAGCAAGCCAAGATCGCGTTGGCCGACGCCCACTTCGAGCTCGGCCGCCGGTTGAAGCATTTTGCCGGCGAGAGGCACGTGGCGCGCGAGCATCTTCAGAAAGCCTTCCACCTTTACACCGAGTGCGACGCCGCGCCCTACGTAGCGCGAGCACGGGCCGCGCTCGAGGGGTCATGA
- a CDS encoding DUF664 domain-containing protein → MDFVATFLERSRYYLATEYRIKIRAAVESLPKGALWSRPNAESNSVGNLLAHLTGNVRQWIVSGVGGAPDVRDRAGEFGARDGDDAAALLSALDAVLDEADRVLSRLTATDLAGVRRIQGRDVNVMEAVYHVVEHFAGHTYQIILVAKMHAPGAVRFYEDAGGLARPIWPGLTRS, encoded by the coding sequence ATGGATTTTGTCGCCACCTTTCTCGAGCGTTCGCGCTATTACTTGGCCACCGAATACCGGATCAAGATCCGCGCGGCGGTCGAGTCGCTACCCAAAGGCGCGCTATGGAGTCGGCCGAATGCCGAATCGAATAGTGTCGGCAACTTGTTGGCGCACCTCACCGGCAACGTTCGGCAGTGGATCGTGAGCGGCGTCGGCGGCGCACCGGACGTGCGCGATCGTGCCGGGGAATTCGGCGCGCGCGACGGCGACGATGCGGCCGCGCTGCTGTCGGCGCTCGACGCCGTGCTGGACGAAGCCGACCGAGTTCTTTCCAGGCTCACCGCGACGGATCTGGCCGGCGTGCGCAGGATTCAAGGGCGCGACGTGAACGTGATGGAAGCCGTGTATCACGTCGTCGAACACTTTGCCGGCCACACCTACCAGATCATTCTCGTAGCGAAGATGCACGCGCCGGGCGCGGTTCGCTTTTATGAAGACGCCGGCGGTCTCGCGCGTCCCATCTGGCCGGGCCTCACTCGAAGTTGA
- a CDS encoding GAF domain-containing protein, producing MADSTDAARSDPSDVFSGTSLGPSDAWPEQLRSAFDVCLQSSVPTFIWWGPELSQLYNGAGAPMVRARLFSSPGAPARESWADAWPIISPVVEHVLLSGNAAAARGIPVEPNDGASAAHVDFYCNAIRGDRGSIDGLFAIAVESMHAAPEASRHQKMLDAAVRLTGSDFASLQLLDANREELLLVAHRGFQADAAAFWDRVGAGSGTACGKALERKQRVVVPDVEEASFIRDTIDLRIFRDAGIRAVQTTPLVAGDQRLLGMLSTHWRHCHKPEPVELERIDVLAREVAEILAGET from the coding sequence GTGGCTGATTCAACCGACGCCGCTCGGTCCGACCCGAGCGACGTTTTTTCTGGGACGTCCCTCGGCCCGAGCGACGCGTGGCCGGAGCAGCTTCGAAGCGCCTTCGACGTCTGCCTCCAGTCCAGCGTACCGACGTTCATCTGGTGGGGACCGGAGTTGTCTCAGCTCTACAACGGGGCCGGGGCGCCCATGGTCCGCGCACGACTCTTCTCGTCGCCGGGCGCGCCAGCCCGCGAGTCCTGGGCCGACGCCTGGCCGATCATCAGCCCGGTCGTCGAGCACGTTCTCCTCTCGGGCAATGCAGCCGCCGCGCGCGGCATACCGGTCGAGCCGAACGACGGCGCGTCGGCCGCCCACGTCGACTTCTACTGCAACGCGATTCGGGGCGATCGCGGCAGTATCGACGGCCTGTTCGCGATCGCCGTGGAAAGCATGCACGCCGCGCCGGAGGCATCGCGTCATCAGAAAATGCTCGATGCCGCCGTTCGGCTGACGGGCTCCGACTTCGCCAGCCTTCAGCTACTCGACGCGAATCGTGAAGAACTGCTGCTGGTCGCGCACCGCGGCTTTCAGGCCGACGCCGCCGCGTTCTGGGATCGCGTCGGCGCGGGATCGGGCACGGCGTGCGGAAAGGCGCTGGAGCGAAAGCAGCGCGTCGTCGTCCCGGACGTCGAAGAGGCGTCGTTCATTCGCGACACCATCGATCTGCGCATTTTTCGCGACGCCGGAATTCGCGCCGTGCAAACCACTCCGCTCGTCGCCGGCGATCAGCGTCTGCTGGGCATGCTATCGACGCACTGGCGTCATTGCCATAAACCGGAACCCGTAGAGCTCGAACGCATCGACGTGCTCGCGCGCGAAGTCGCCGAAATTTTGGCGGGGGAAACCTAG
- a CDS encoding NAD-dependent epimerase/dehydratase family protein: MRVFVTGGNGFIGSAVVRELVARGHTPVCLLRKTSDTKRIDALSFERAEGDVRDLASVRAGMARCDGTAHLAAPGGWHADDAAGLEDVIVNGARNVLESAAEIPGHRVLLVSSTAAINASDGPTVFDERAEFAVKDPRLHYAHAKHKAELVAREAFNRGVAVVIVNPAEVYGPGDTALGTSANLIDFAKAIPVLVCDGGTGVVHVDDVATGIVAALERGRPGERYILGGENITVRRMAELTLESTGRHVPIVPVPNGISRFVASAAIRLHVPVPFNPHVVPYATLYWFVDSSKARRELGVTFRDARATIASTIDWLRGAGMLN; this comes from the coding sequence ATGAGAGTTTTTGTGACCGGCGGGAACGGCTTCATCGGATCGGCGGTCGTGCGCGAACTGGTCGCGCGAGGCCACACGCCCGTGTGCCTTCTTCGCAAAACGAGCGACACAAAACGCATCGACGCGCTGTCGTTCGAGCGCGCCGAGGGCGATGTTCGCGATCTCGCGTCGGTGCGGGCGGGCATGGCCCGCTGCGACGGAACGGCACACCTCGCGGCCCCGGGCGGTTGGCACGCGGACGACGCCGCGGGCCTCGAGGACGTGATCGTGAACGGCGCTCGCAACGTGTTGGAGTCGGCGGCGGAGATCCCGGGCCACCGCGTCCTGCTCGTTTCGAGCACGGCGGCGATCAACGCGTCGGACGGGCCCACGGTCTTCGATGAGCGCGCCGAATTCGCGGTGAAGGATCCGCGGTTGCACTACGCGCACGCCAAGCACAAAGCCGAATTGGTCGCGCGCGAAGCGTTCAATCGCGGTGTCGCCGTGGTCATCGTGAATCCGGCGGAGGTATACGGACCGGGCGACACCGCGCTCGGGACGTCGGCGAACCTGATCGACTTCGCCAAGGCGATTCCGGTGTTGGTGTGCGACGGCGGCACGGGCGTGGTTCACGTCGACGACGTGGCGACGGGCATCGTCGCGGCGCTCGAGCGCGGGCGTCCCGGTGAGCGCTACATCCTCGGCGGCGAGAACATCACCGTTCGCCGAATGGCCGAATTGACGCTCGAGTCCACGGGGCGCCACGTGCCGATCGTTCCGGTGCCGAACGGGATCTCGAGATTCGTCGCCAGCGCGGCGATTCGGTTGCACGTGCCGGTGCCGTTCAATCCCCACGTCGTGCCCTACGCAACGCTCTATTGGTTCGTGGACAGCAGCAAGGCGCGGCGCGAGCTCGGCGTGACCTTTCGCGACGCACGCGCGACGATCGCGTCGACGATCGACTGGCTGCGGGGGGCCGGAATGCTGAATTGA
- a CDS encoding DUF2147 domain-containing protein, with amino-acid sequence MTHRSLFFATACLVLVNGRVAVAQESPAGLWSTVSDRDGKPTGVVEIREVNGELVGVVRGILVDAGPEDSVCDKCTDDRKGQPIVGMEILRHMRQRGDEWSGGEILDPENGQTYRATMKLTDDGKKLIVRGYVGIPMFGRSQTWVRRQE; translated from the coding sequence ATGACACACAGAAGTCTGTTCTTTGCGACAGCATGTCTGGTTCTCGTCAACGGTCGCGTCGCCGTCGCGCAAGAGAGCCCCGCCGGCCTGTGGAGCACGGTCAGCGACCGAGACGGGAAGCCCACCGGGGTCGTGGAAATCCGCGAAGTGAACGGAGAGCTCGTCGGCGTTGTCCGCGGAATTCTCGTCGATGCCGGTCCCGAGGACAGCGTGTGTGACAAATGCACCGACGACCGAAAAGGTCAGCCGATCGTCGGAATGGAGATCCTTCGCCACATGCGGCAGCGCGGCGACGAATGGAGCGGCGGCGAGATCCTCGATCCAGAGAACGGGCAGACGTATCGCGCGACGATGAAGCTCACCGACGACGGCAAGAAGCTGATCGTGAGGGGCTACGTCGGCATTCCGATGTTCGGCCGCTCGCAGACGTGGGTGCGCCGACAGGAGTAA
- a CDS encoding MFS transporter gives MGAPTGVTVRRFALASAPYGAFNGLVAVGLPFILRQRGIPVERIAIVEAFVQAPSIWFFLWGPVVDLGFRRRTWIVVLSVASALCAAAALGAADGSRGALTTLLVLASVFCQPVSSAMGGLVATVMPNEHRGRTAGWSQAGIFLGGVVTGATTVWLSDRVSATSVAIVAAALIAAPSFVALTIDEPQPQIESWRRHFSDMLGDVRGTLARRDVWLGLLFFLSPIGAGALMDLFSGIASDFRASADVVIWTVVLGGALTPLGALIGGVVCDRFDRWLVYPITGLAAAVSAGVMAFAPLSPAAFLAGAAAYALSVGFCYAAFMALAFQLVGTSSAASGTRFTLFMAAVNVPVVYMLRLDGWGHARFGVHGMLAVDALSNGVFAVLFLVILYATKAHARVAGRTDSQSAATSRSMSSNV, from the coding sequence GTGGGTGCGCCGACAGGAGTAACGGTCCGGCGTTTCGCGTTGGCGTCGGCGCCGTACGGCGCCTTCAATGGACTCGTGGCTGTCGGTTTGCCCTTCATCCTGCGCCAACGCGGTATTCCAGTCGAACGCATCGCGATCGTCGAGGCGTTCGTGCAGGCGCCGTCGATCTGGTTCTTCCTGTGGGGGCCGGTCGTAGATCTCGGGTTCCGGCGGAGGACGTGGATCGTCGTGTTGAGCGTGGCGTCGGCTCTGTGCGCCGCCGCGGCGCTCGGCGCGGCGGACGGATCACGCGGAGCATTGACGACGCTCCTCGTGCTTGCGTCCGTCTTCTGCCAGCCGGTGTCGAGCGCGATGGGCGGCCTCGTAGCTACCGTCATGCCGAATGAGCATCGCGGACGCACCGCGGGCTGGTCGCAAGCCGGAATTTTCCTCGGCGGCGTCGTCACGGGCGCCACAACGGTGTGGCTCAGCGATCGCGTATCGGCCACGTCGGTCGCGATCGTCGCCGCGGCGCTCATCGCCGCGCCGAGCTTCGTCGCGCTCACGATCGACGAACCACAGCCACAGATCGAGAGCTGGCGTCGTCATTTCAGCGACATGCTCGGGGACGTGCGTGGCACGCTGGCGAGGCGGGACGTGTGGCTGGGCCTCCTGTTCTTTTTGAGCCCGATCGGCGCCGGCGCGTTGATGGATTTGTTCTCCGGCATCGCGTCCGACTTTCGCGCCTCAGCCGACGTGGTGATTTGGACGGTCGTGCTCGGCGGGGCCCTTACACCGCTGGGCGCGCTGATCGGTGGCGTTGTCTGCGATCGCTTCGACCGCTGGTTGGTGTACCCGATCACCGGACTCGCTGCCGCGGTCAGCGCCGGCGTCATGGCGTTCGCCCCGTTATCCCCGGCGGCGTTTCTCGCGGGTGCGGCTGCGTACGCTCTCTCGGTCGGGTTCTGCTACGCCGCGTTCATGGCGCTGGCGTTTCAACTTGTCGGCACGAGCTCCGCGGCGAGCGGAACGCGCTTCACGCTCTTCATGGCGGCGGTGAACGTTCCCGTCGTGTACATGCTGCGGCTCGACGGCTGGGGGCACGCGCGATTCGGCGTCCACGGCATGCTCGCCGTCGACGCGCTCTCGAATGGTGTGTTCGCCGTGTTGTTTCTCGTCATCTTATACGCGACGAAAGCTCACGCACGCGTCGCCGGACGGACCGACTCACAGAGCGCGGCGACGAGCCGGTCGATGTCCTCGAACGTGTGA
- a CDS encoding aminotransferase class I/II-fold pyridoxal phosphate-dependent enzyme, with protein MRDLRELAAWFDARPNAHDPLVPSSLPDPSFEANGRTIISFSTNNYLALATSSRMKSAARRALDRYGVGNCESRLLGGNLDLYDRLEARLARLKRKEASMLFATGFLTNLGVLPMLTRSTNLARAIGYVPSTNWKHAFFTDEFNHLSLREGIRASGAPSIAYKHLDMDDLERKLVSSSANVRIIVTDGVFSQHGDVVPLPDMMALAERYDAVVYIDDAHGTGVLGPTGAGTTEHFGIDSPRIITMGTLSKAYGCIGGFIATESHVRTLLHAGCAAYGFTSTLPPDQAAAVLEAIDMVEDEPERRESLWHNQRYFVSRMLGAGFDLPAVTTAIVPLVLGDELECTRVARDLREAGFHVDAVLYPAVGFGQARLRFIMNARHTFEDIDRLVAALCESVRPATRA; from the coding sequence ATGCGCGACCTCCGCGAGCTTGCCGCGTGGTTCGACGCGCGGCCCAACGCACACGACCCGCTCGTCCCGTCGTCGCTGCCCGACCCGTCGTTCGAGGCGAACGGCCGCACCATCATCTCGTTCAGCACGAACAACTATCTCGCGCTCGCCACCAGTTCGAGGATGAAATCGGCCGCTCGGCGCGCGCTGGACCGCTACGGGGTCGGGAACTGCGAGTCGCGGCTTCTCGGGGGCAATCTCGATCTGTACGACCGGCTCGAGGCGCGTCTGGCGCGACTCAAGCGCAAGGAAGCGTCGATGCTGTTCGCGACGGGATTCCTCACGAACCTCGGCGTGCTGCCGATGCTGACGCGCTCCACGAATCTCGCGCGCGCGATCGGCTACGTGCCGAGCACGAACTGGAAACACGCGTTCTTCACCGACGAGTTCAATCATCTCAGCCTGCGCGAAGGAATCCGCGCGTCGGGCGCGCCGTCGATCGCGTACAAGCACCTCGACATGGACGACCTCGAGCGCAAGCTCGTGTCGTCGTCGGCGAACGTCAGGATCATCGTCACCGACGGCGTTTTCAGCCAGCATGGCGACGTCGTTCCGCTGCCGGACATGATGGCACTCGCCGAACGCTACGACGCGGTCGTCTACATCGACGACGCGCACGGCACGGGCGTGCTCGGGCCGACGGGAGCCGGGACGACGGAGCACTTCGGGATCGACAGCCCGCGCATCATCACCATGGGCACGCTGAGCAAGGCCTACGGTTGCATCGGCGGTTTCATCGCGACCGAGTCGCACGTGCGAACGCTGCTTCACGCCGGCTGCGCCGCCTACGGCTTCACGTCCACGTTGCCGCCCGATCAAGCGGCCGCGGTGCTCGAGGCGATCGACATGGTGGAGGATGAGCCGGAGCGCCGCGAGAGTCTGTGGCATAACCAGCGGTACTTCGTTTCGCGCATGCTCGGCGCCGGGTTCGACTTGCCGGCCGTCACGACGGCGATCGTCCCGCTCGTCCTCGGCGATGAGCTCGAGTGCACGCGCGTCGCGCGCGACTTGCGCGAAGCCGGGTTTCACGTGGACGCGGTGCTCTATCCCGCCGTGGGTTTCGGTCAGGCTCGGCTCCGATTCATCATGAACGCCCGTCACACGTTCGAGGACATCGACCGGCTCGTCGCCGCGCTCTGTGAGTCGGTCCGTCCGGCGACGCGTGCGTGA
- a CDS encoding beta-ketoacyl-[acyl-carrier-protein] synthase family protein — protein sequence MTRVLVTGIGVVAPCGRTADELFHNLVEARSAVSLVPNGAQNASSSLVAAQICFESSVHWPANESAQYDRVAQFALVASSQAMSDAVLSLGEDELPDAGVYWGSGLGGAATIEDSYKRYFESAGKRVRPTAVVLGMNNAAAAHVSMAHGFRGPMLNISTACSSSAASIGEAYRLIRSGDAQVMLAGGSEALITPGNLAAWDAMRALAHADPIDPARSCKPFSADRTGLVLGEGAAALVLESDEHAARRGARVYAELAGYGNASDASNISRPDPGGQVRAMKRALADAKLDVGDVGYLNAHGTATQVGDVVETDAVKQTFGCHARTLSVSSTKALHGHLLGAAGALEMVVAIMALARNVVPPTAHLDRRDPACDLDYVPNEARDKQLDAVMSNSFGFGGMNSVLVARRY from the coding sequence GTGACGCGCGTCCTCGTCACGGGGATCGGCGTCGTCGCGCCGTGTGGCCGCACCGCGGACGAGCTCTTTCACAACCTCGTCGAAGCGCGCTCCGCGGTCTCGCTTGTTCCGAACGGCGCACAGAACGCCTCGTCATCGCTGGTCGCGGCACAGATCTGTTTCGAATCGTCCGTTCACTGGCCCGCGAACGAATCGGCACAGTACGACCGCGTCGCGCAGTTCGCGCTCGTCGCGTCGTCCCAAGCGATGTCCGACGCCGTGCTTTCGCTCGGCGAAGACGAGTTGCCCGACGCGGGCGTCTACTGGGGCAGCGGTTTGGGCGGCGCGGCGACGATCGAAGATTCGTACAAGCGGTACTTCGAGTCGGCGGGCAAGCGCGTGCGTCCGACCGCGGTCGTCCTCGGGATGAACAACGCCGCCGCCGCGCACGTCTCGATGGCGCACGGATTCCGAGGACCGATGCTCAACATCTCGACGGCGTGCTCGTCGTCGGCCGCGAGCATCGGCGAGGCGTATCGGCTGATCCGGAGCGGAGACGCGCAGGTCATGCTTGCCGGCGGTTCGGAGGCGCTCATTACGCCGGGCAATCTGGCCGCATGGGACGCGATGCGCGCGCTCGCGCACGCCGATCCCATCGATCCGGCGAGAAGCTGCAAGCCGTTCTCGGCTGATCGAACGGGACTGGTGCTCGGTGAAGGAGCGGCGGCTCTCGTGCTCGAGTCCGACGAGCACGCGGCGCGGCGCGGTGCGCGTGTCTACGCCGAGCTCGCCGGCTACGGCAACGCCTCCGACGCGTCGAACATCTCGAGGCCCGACCCCGGCGGCCAAGTTCGCGCGATGAAGCGCGCGCTCGCCGACGCGAAGCTCGACGTGGGCGACGTCGGATACCTGAACGCGCACGGGACCGCGACACAGGTCGGCGACGTCGTCGAAACGGACGCGGTCAAGCAAACGTTCGGTTGCCACGCGCGAACGCTCAGCGTTTCGTCGACGAAGGCGTTGCACGGACATCTTCTCGGCGCCGCCGGCGCGCTCGAGATGGTGGTCGCGATCATGGCCCTCGCGCGAAACGTCGTTCCGCCGACGGCGCATCTCGACCGGCGCGATCCTGCCTGCGATCTCGACTACGTCCCGAACGAAGCGCGCGACAAGCAACTCGACGCAGTGATGTCGAATTCATTCGGCTTCGGCGGCATGAACTCGGTGTTGGTCGCGCGGCGCTACTGA
- a CDS encoding phosphopantetheine-binding protein: MTTLSAITELASKQFGRDAAEIDVDAPFDKLGADSLGMLEFLFELEDHFSISIPQDEAVKANTIRSLASLVDQLLAAAPVPPLG; the protein is encoded by the coding sequence ATGACGACCCTGAGTGCCATCACGGAGCTCGCCTCCAAACAGTTCGGCCGCGACGCCGCGGAGATCGACGTCGACGCGCCTTTCGACAAGTTGGGCGCCGATTCCCTCGGCATGCTCGAGTTCTTATTCGAGCTCGAGGATCACTTCAGCATCTCCATTCCGCAGGACGAGGCGGTCAAGGCGAACACGATTCGCTCGCTGGCCTCGCTCGTGGATCAGCTGCTGGCGGCCGCGCCGGTCCCTCCGCTCGGCTAG